Proteins from one Drosophila gunungcola strain Sukarami chromosome 2R unlocalized genomic scaffold, Dgunungcola_SK_2 000012F, whole genome shotgun sequence genomic window:
- the LOC128255826 gene encoding juvenile hormone epoxide hydrolase 1: protein MANVWVRILIGGLAILAAVGYKNYRELSAPGKRPDLDNNAYWGPALKESYRENKAILPYDISVKPEVIEDLKNQLSRPSKAQAPLEGVGFEYGFNANELAKVVKYWRDTYLAKWSDREQYLKKLDHYQTEIQGLKIHFIHAKPTQVKGQKPKKVLPLLLMHGWPGTVREFYDFIPLLTTPNEKDDYVFEVIAPSLPGYGWSQGSSKTGFGVAQVAVVMRNLMLRVGFDKFLVQGGDWGSIIGSNVAALFPENVLGYHSNMCGNNSPLGQIKLVLASFFPSWFVDSRHASFYKGLGHMFGIILQEMGYAHIQASKPDTIGNALIDSPTGLAAYILEKFSTWTNPAFRSLPDGGLTKRFTYDQLLDNVMIYYVTNSITTSVRLYSESMVASQLALAVDSLPIKAKSGCTRFAHEIVHTPDSVLANKFPNLVHSTHHQDGGHFPAFELPQQLYDDFVSFVQKADLS, encoded by the exons ATGGCGAACGTCTGGGTGCGGATCCTGATCGGAGGCCTGGCCATACTGGCGGCCGTCGGCTATAAGAACTATCGCGAGCTTTCGGCGCCCGGCAAGAGGCCCGATCTGGACAACAATGCCTACTGGGGTCCAGCGTTAAAGGAATCCTATCGAGAGAACAAGGCCATCCTGCCCTACGACATCAGCGTTAAGCCTGAG GTAATTGAGGATCTGAAGAACCAGCTAAGTCGTCCTTCGAAGGCCCAGGCGCCGCTGGAGGGTGTGGGATTCGAGTACGGTTTCAATGCCAACGAGTTGGCCAAGGTGGTGAAATACTGGCGTGATACTTATTTGGCCAAGTGGAGCGACCGCGAGCAGTACCTCAAGAAGCTGGATCACTACCAAACGGAGATTCAGGG TTTGAAAATTCACTTTATTCATGCCAAGCCCACCCAGGTGAAGGGCCAGAAGCCCAAGAAGGTGCTGCCCCTGCTCTTGATGCACGGCTGGCCCGGAACCGTCCGCGAATTCTATGACTTCATTCCCCTGCTGACCACGCCGAACGAAAAAGACGACTACGTCTTCGAGGTGATTGCGCCCAGTCTGCCAGGCTATGGATGGTCTCAG GGCTCTTCGAAAACTGGATTCGGTGTGGCCCAAGTGGCCGTGGTGATGCGCAACCTGATGCTGCGAGTGGGATTCGATAAGTTCCTGGTGCAGGGCGGCGACTGGGGCTCGATAATTGGATCCAATGTAGCCGCACTCTTTCCGGAGAACGTACTGGGATACCATTCGAACATGTGCGGAAACAACAGCCCCCTGGGCCAGATAAAGTTGGTGCTGGCCTCGTTCTTCCCCAGCTGGTTTGTGGACAGCCGGCACGCCAGTTTCTACAAGGGATTGGGACACATGTTCGGCATTATATTGCAGGAAATGGGCTATGCCCACATACAGGCCTCAAAGCCAGACACCATCGGCAATGCCCTGATCGACAGTCCAACAGGACTGGCTGCCTATATTCTAGAGAAGTTCTCCACGTGGACGAACCCCGCATTTAGATCGCTTCCGGATGGCGGACTCACCAAGAGGTTCACCTACGACCAGCTGCTGGACAATGTGATGATCTATTATGTGACCAATTCCATTACCACCTCCGTGCGCCTGTACTCCGAGTCCATGGTTGCCTCGCAGTTAGCCCTGGCTGTGGACAGCTTGCCCATCAAGGCCAAGTCTGGATGCACTCGCTTTGCCCATGAGATCGTGCACACCCCCGACTCGGTTCTAGCCAACAAGTTCCCGAATCTGGTGCACAGTACCCACCACCAGGACGGCGGTCACTTCCCTGCCTTTGAGCTGCCCCAGCAGCTGTACGATGACTTCGTTAGCTTTGTCCAGAAGGCCGATTTGTCCTGA